The proteins below come from a single Parageobacillus thermoglucosidasius genomic window:
- a CDS encoding diguanylate cyclase domain-containing protein: MNNDKLLSADLFHRLDMLNAVKDMIFVIKADGDTFCYIWMNQAACYEIGVDETIYGRQIEDVLSPEQVAVVKPKYQQAAAEKSTIVYEDTFVTSRGSFVRETILIPICFENETCGIIVAVVRDVTERKKKEQERQKANWELEINEQKFRALMEHNTDIIFELDLHGTVRRVNHVVETVLGYSADEMIGRLFIIFVAREDRKRALRHLQKAIEGGSEEYEVSVYHRAGKKVNLQIKNVPVIVHNQVAGVFCIAKNIMEKKQWLSSCGERYRKLVEFLPEAIIVFNTEGKIMYINLAGVKLLGGKQKKDIIGNAIWKFFRNAAQIAPKRRKQWQNSSDVQEIFVEEFVRLDGKPIYLEVSLSSVEYAGESAMQGIFRDVTEKINYEKQLEFLAFHDPLTKLPNRRLFFDIVDKSIIEAERTKSGLAVLYLDMDNFKDVNDTFGHDIGDELLKQFAKRIKKNVGEHNVVCRIGGDEFLVLLKGVKERTDVHQIAKRLSTNIRKPYRIKHLTIRTTASMGIAVSPIDGTTSKALIHHADQALYQAKMKKNCYRFYSF; encoded by the coding sequence GTGAACAACGATAAATTGTTATCAGCCGATTTGTTTCATCGATTGGATATGTTGAATGCAGTTAAAGATATGATTTTTGTGATAAAAGCAGATGGAGACACTTTTTGTTATATATGGATGAATCAAGCGGCATGTTATGAGATAGGTGTTGATGAAACGATTTACGGAAGACAGATCGAGGATGTTTTGTCTCCAGAACAAGTTGCCGTTGTGAAACCGAAATACCAGCAGGCTGCCGCAGAGAAAAGTACTATCGTGTATGAAGATACTTTTGTAACTTCCCGCGGTTCGTTCGTAAGGGAGACGATTCTTATCCCCATTTGTTTTGAAAATGAAACTTGTGGCATCATTGTGGCGGTTGTGAGGGATGTAACAGAAAGAAAAAAGAAGGAACAGGAAAGGCAAAAAGCGAATTGGGAGTTAGAAATAAATGAGCAAAAGTTTCGGGCGTTAATGGAACATAATACGGATATCATTTTCGAATTGGACTTGCATGGAACAGTTCGGCGCGTTAACCATGTAGTCGAAACGGTATTAGGGTACTCCGCAGACGAAATGATCGGTCGTTTATTTATCATTTTTGTTGCACGCGAAGACAGAAAAAGAGCATTACGGCATTTGCAGAAGGCAATAGAAGGCGGTTCCGAAGAATATGAAGTCTCCGTTTATCATCGAGCGGGAAAAAAAGTGAACCTGCAAATAAAAAACGTTCCGGTTATCGTTCATAATCAAGTTGCCGGCGTTTTTTGCATTGCCAAAAATATCATGGAGAAGAAACAATGGCTTTCGTCTTGCGGGGAACGCTACCGGAAATTAGTGGAGTTTCTGCCTGAAGCGATTATCGTATTTAATACGGAAGGAAAAATTATGTACATAAATTTGGCAGGGGTAAAATTGCTTGGCGGCAAGCAGAAAAAAGATATAATCGGAAATGCAATATGGAAATTTTTCCGCAACGCTGCCCAAATCGCGCCAAAAAGACGAAAGCAATGGCAAAACAGTTCCGATGTCCAAGAAATTTTCGTTGAGGAATTTGTTCGGCTGGATGGGAAACCGATTTATTTGGAAGTATCGCTATCGTCTGTTGAATATGCGGGAGAATCAGCGATGCAAGGGATTTTTCGCGATGTCACGGAAAAGATTAATTATGAAAAACAGTTGGAATTTTTGGCATTTCACGACCCATTGACAAAGTTGCCGAATAGAAGACTGTTTTTCGATATCGTTGATAAATCGATAATAGAAGCGGAGCGGACGAAAAGCGGTTTAGCCGTGCTGTATTTGGACATGGATAATTTTAAAGATGTTAACGACACGTTTGGCCATGATATTGGCGATGAATTGTTAAAACAATTTGCCAAGAGAATAAAGAAAAACGTTGGCGAGCATAACGTTGTTTGCCGAATTGGCGGAGATGAGTTTTTAGTGCTGTTAAAAGGGGTAAAAGAACGAACCGATGTCCATCAAATTGCGAAAAGACTGTCTACAAATATTCGAAAACCTTACCGAATTAAACATCTTACCATTCGGACGACGGCAAGCATGGGAATCGCGGTTTCTCCCATTGACGGCACCACTTCCAAAGCGCTTATCCACCATGCAGATCAGGCGCTTTATCAAGCGAAAATGAAAAAAAACTGCTACCGATTTTATTCATTTTAA
- a CDS encoding FeoA family protein — translation MPSAKLQRLSEAEEGERFRIEQLHIEDKTMKRRLLDLGFVPGCEITVLQKSPLGDPTAYRVSNTTIALRKEESDYIYGERIRDDNK, via the coding sequence ATGCCTTCAGCAAAATTACAGCGCCTATCCGAAGCGGAAGAAGGGGAACGTTTCCGCATTGAACAACTTCACATAGAAGATAAAACAATGAAACGAAGATTGCTTGACTTAGGATTTGTTCCCGGATGCGAAATCACCGTTCTCCAAAAAAGCCCGTTGGGAGACCCGACAGCCTATCGTGTCAGCAATACAACGATTGCATTGCGAAAGGAAGAAAGTGACTATATTTATGGGGAGAGAATACGCGATGACAACAAATGA
- a CDS encoding nucleoside recognition domain-containing protein produces MHVTVPQNQFEHLMNEAQALAPADTREQIVSAIFRTSQAICNETVTYSNQAKREAEKLDRIFTSKLWGFPIMLAMLAVVIYITIAGANVPSSMLASFFGWLEGYLTLFFQALHAPEWLHGLIVLGLYRGTTWVVSVMLPPMAIFFPIFALLENYGYLPRVAFNMDRLFKKAGAHGKQSLTMAMGFGCNAAAIMSTRIIESPRERMLAILTNNFVPCNGRWPTLILLSSLFMAASYTGGWKTFVTASVVVAMVLFGIVVTLAVSWVLSKTALRGIPTHYTLELPPYRRPKIWNTIVRATLDKSIYVLKRAIVVAAPAGVLTWLLGNIHIGGTTVLAYIADWLDPFAQALGLDGYILMAFILGLPANEIVLPILLMGYLSTGSLTEVDGLHSLKQIFADHGWTWLTALNMMLFSLLHYPCGTTLMNIYKETKSKKWTFVAFALPTAIAITVTFLTAHIARWFSLV; encoded by the coding sequence ATGCATGTCACGGTTCCGCAAAATCAATTTGAACATCTGATGAACGAAGCGCAAGCGCTAGCGCCTGCGGATACGCGCGAACAGATCGTATCTGCCATTTTCCGCACTTCGCAAGCAATTTGCAATGAAACGGTTACCTATTCAAATCAAGCAAAACGCGAAGCGGAGAAGTTAGACCGCATTTTTACTTCAAAATTATGGGGATTTCCGATCATGCTTGCGATGCTTGCGGTCGTTATTTACATCACGATTGCTGGTGCGAATGTTCCATCCAGCATGTTAGCAAGCTTTTTCGGATGGCTTGAAGGGTATCTCACGCTTTTCTTTCAAGCGTTGCATGCTCCTGAGTGGCTGCATGGATTGATCGTGCTAGGATTGTATCGGGGCACGACCTGGGTCGTCAGCGTGATGCTTCCGCCGATGGCGATTTTCTTTCCTATTTTTGCATTGCTAGAAAACTATGGATATCTCCCGCGCGTCGCATTCAACATGGACCGCTTGTTTAAAAAAGCAGGAGCGCACGGAAAACAATCGCTCACAATGGCGATGGGATTCGGATGTAACGCTGCCGCGATTATGTCCACACGCATCATTGAATCGCCTCGCGAACGAATGCTGGCGATTTTGACGAACAACTTTGTCCCTTGCAACGGACGGTGGCCGACGCTGATCTTGCTGTCTTCCTTATTTATGGCGGCAAGTTATACAGGTGGATGGAAAACATTTGTCACCGCTAGTGTTGTCGTCGCGATGGTGCTGTTTGGCATTGTCGTCACACTGGCGGTTTCATGGGTGCTGTCGAAAACGGCGCTGCGCGGCATCCCGACCCATTACACATTAGAACTGCCGCCGTATCGGCGCCCGAAAATATGGAATACGATTGTTCGCGCCACATTAGACAAATCCATTTACGTGCTTAAGCGGGCCATTGTGGTTGCCGCTCCGGCCGGTGTGTTGACATGGCTGCTCGGAAACATTCATATCGGGGGTACGACTGTTCTCGCCTATATCGCTGATTGGCTTGATCCGTTTGCACAGGCGCTTGGGCTCGACGGCTATATTTTAATGGCGTTTATTTTAGGGCTTCCGGCCAATGAAATCGTCTTGCCGATTTTACTGATGGGCTATTTATCAACCGGTTCCTTGACAGAGGTCGACGGCCTTCACTCGCTCAAACAAATTTTCGCCGACCATGGCTGGACATGGCTGACAGCGCTCAATATGATGTTGTTTTCCTTGCTTCATTATCCGTGCGGAACGACATTGATGAATATTTATAAAGAAACAAAAAGCAAAAAATGGACGTTTGTTGCATTTGCCCTGCCAACCGCCATAGCGATTACCGTTACATTTTTAACGGCACATATCGCGCGATGGTTTTCCCTTGTTTAA
- a CDS encoding ABC transporter ATP-binding protein: MTLLQVSEVSKKYKTKVALSAFSLEAKRGECIVLCGGNGAGKSTLLHILAGVSAPTSGTVMLNGISLQKNRKAYVSQIGYMPDEFYAQQMMTVQEFLSFYAALRKTGKSKVEEILKRIGLAEKKQELVKNLSKGMRQRLLFGQALLGEPALLLLDEPTNGLDPFWVNMFVQLLKERKERGAIIIFSTHMMDVAAEIGDHIVFMKDGSVVKHIRNTGNKEEMTLQLLQLHRQI; the protein is encoded by the coding sequence ATGACCTTATTGCAAGTTTCAGAGGTTTCCAAAAAATATAAAACAAAAGTTGCGCTTTCCGCATTTTCATTGGAAGCAAAACGGGGGGAATGCATAGTCTTGTGCGGCGGGAATGGCGCTGGAAAAAGCACGCTTCTTCATATTCTTGCTGGCGTTTCGGCACCGACATCCGGGACAGTAATGTTAAACGGTATCAGTTTGCAGAAAAATCGAAAGGCATATGTCTCACAGATCGGCTACATGCCGGATGAATTTTATGCTCAGCAAATGATGACCGTCCAAGAGTTTCTTTCCTTTTATGCGGCATTGCGGAAAACGGGAAAATCAAAAGTAGAGGAAATTTTGAAAAGGATAGGCTTGGCGGAGAAGAAGCAAGAACTGGTGAAAAATTTATCAAAGGGAATGCGGCAACGGCTTTTATTCGGACAAGCATTGCTGGGGGAACCAGCACTGTTGCTATTGGATGAACCGACAAACGGTCTGGATCCATTCTGGGTCAACATGTTTGTCCAGTTGCTTAAAGAAAGGAAGGAAAGAGGCGCCATTATCATTTTTTCCACCCATATGATGGATGTAGCGGCCGAGATAGGGGATCATATCGTATTCATGAAAGACGGATCAGTGGTCAAACATATAAGAAATACAGGCAATAAAGAAGAGATGACTTTGCAGCTGCTGCAGCTGCACCGCCAAATATAA
- a CDS encoding ABC transporter permease produces MWNIWYSEWRMAIRQRSSYMLLLLWVSVLSLLFLLERNTPALIGYTNMTGTIANLLLYIVPLFMLISGSFAIANEMENGQWRLLCTYPLPTTSYLIGKLAGQFTAQTAVFTLSFGASLAIGLISGSVLSVKWVLALYIFAISLIFFFLVIGLALGAFVATRWQALTLSVGVWFFLIMIWPPALIAVLGLVPYPMIAPLLKIALLSNPAELLRIVLVVQLGGGAVFGQSYDGLVSFLQKGAAWGILGLYVFIYTSFLFILSAWRLERRKAQ; encoded by the coding sequence ATGTGGAACATTTGGTACTCTGAGTGGCGCATGGCGATAAGGCAGCGTTCTTCCTACATGCTTCTATTGCTGTGGGTAAGTGTTTTGTCTCTCTTATTTCTGCTGGAACGGAATACTCCTGCTTTAATCGGATATACAAACATGACCGGAACCATTGCGAATTTGCTGCTGTATATTGTGCCGTTGTTTATGCTCATCAGCGGCTCGTTTGCCATCGCCAACGAGATGGAAAATGGACAGTGGCGTCTGCTATGCACGTATCCATTGCCGACAACTTCCTATTTAATAGGAAAACTTGCCGGACAATTTACCGCACAAACGGCTGTGTTTACCTTAAGCTTTGGCGCGAGCCTTGCTATCGGCCTGATTAGCGGAAGTGTTTTGTCCGTAAAATGGGTGCTGGCTCTCTATATCTTTGCGATATCATTAATTTTTTTCTTTCTTGTGATCGGTTTGGCCCTAGGTGCGTTCGTTGCGACAAGGTGGCAGGCTTTAACGCTTTCTGTTGGAGTTTGGTTTTTTTTGATTATGATATGGCCGCCCGCGCTTATCGCTGTCCTTGGTTTGGTTCCTTATCCAATGATTGCCCCGCTTTTAAAAATTGCTCTGTTAAGCAATCCGGCAGAATTGCTGCGTATTGTTTTGGTGGTTCAACTTGGCGGGGGAGCCGTTTTCGGGCAATCCTACGATGGGCTTGTCTCATTTTTGCAGAAAGGAGCGGCATGGGGAATACTAGGCTTATATGTATTCATTTACACATCTTTTTTGTTCATTCTCTCCGCATGGAGGCTTGAAAGGAGGAAAGCGCAATGA
- a CDS encoding right-handed parallel beta-helix repeat-containing protein, giving the protein MKNYCCFFLFFIVFWTFPLTYHAEDTLQSRIDKAPEHGVVKLPSGVYNETIVLSKPVTLEGVGQVTIRSCSKKPVITIQGQQVTLRYVNVEQCSDGKDTEAIYVTGKHHRLENVHIRTKQFGIKLDQTSNTVIEGVSVKGEQKGNGIDLWESDWNIIHDVRMDQVRDGIYMENSHSNQITQNDIRHSRYGIHIMFSDHITVKNNVLRDNITGAMVMGTKGTKIEENELIFNNRNINAQGLLLYDASETEAARNKISYNRVGVYAESAENNRILANEIRGNFIGIQFKNANANTVSDNAFIGNVIEAQAIKSSENAIAHNYWDASLKLDTTGSGMSAIPYRADPFFLRLTNDVPEYQLFFQAPGMIVLQKLLKSPDNEVMTDEAPLMKAATYDGQMHASSKMLLGAVSVSMLAGSISLFMIGRKR; this is encoded by the coding sequence ATGAAAAATTATTGTTGCTTTTTTCTCTTTTTCATTGTTTTCTGGACTTTTCCGTTAACTTATCATGCCGAAGATACTTTGCAGTCTCGGATCGACAAAGCTCCTGAGCACGGAGTGGTTAAGTTGCCAAGCGGTGTGTATAATGAAACCATTGTCCTCTCCAAACCTGTTACTTTAGAAGGTGTTGGGCAAGTTACGATTCGTTCTTGCAGCAAAAAACCTGTTATCACGATCCAAGGCCAACAAGTAACATTGAGGTATGTGAATGTCGAACAATGCAGCGACGGGAAGGATACGGAGGCGATCTATGTTACAGGCAAACATCATAGATTGGAAAATGTTCATATCCGTACGAAGCAATTTGGCATAAAGCTCGACCAAACTAGCAATACGGTTATTGAAGGAGTCTCTGTGAAAGGGGAGCAGAAGGGAAACGGGATTGATTTGTGGGAGTCGGATTGGAATATAATCCATGATGTCCGTATGGATCAAGTGAGAGATGGAATTTACATGGAAAACAGCCACTCCAACCAGATAACACAAAACGATATTCGCCATTCCCGTTACGGCATACATATTATGTTTTCTGATCACATAACCGTGAAGAATAATGTTTTGCGGGACAATATTACGGGCGCCATGGTTATGGGAACAAAGGGAACAAAAATTGAGGAGAATGAATTGATATTTAACAACCGGAATATAAATGCTCAGGGGCTGCTGCTATATGATGCATCGGAAACGGAAGCTGCTCGTAACAAGATTTCTTATAATCGCGTTGGCGTCTATGCGGAGAGTGCGGAAAATAACCGCATTTTAGCTAATGAAATCAGAGGCAACTTCATTGGCATACAATTCAAAAACGCGAATGCAAACACCGTATCGGATAATGCGTTTATTGGAAATGTCATTGAGGCACAGGCGATAAAAAGTTCTGAAAATGCGATTGCGCATAATTATTGGGATGCGTCTTTAAAACTGGATACAACTGGATCTGGGATGAGTGCCATACCGTATAGAGCGGATCCGTTTTTCCTGAGGCTGACGAATGATGTGCCAGAGTATCAGCTGTTTTTCCAAGCGCCGGGCATGATTGTGTTACAAAAATTGTTGAAAAGTCCAGACAATGAAGTCATGACAGATGAAGCACCGCTTATGAAAGCGGCTACATATGATGGACAGATGCATGCATCATCCAAAATGCTGCTGGGTGCAGTGAGTGTCAGTATGTTAGCAGGAAGTATAAGTTTATTTATGATAGGGAGGAAAAGATGA
- a CDS encoding FeoB small GTPase domain-containing protein: protein MTTNEYTVALAGNPNTGKSTLFNVLTGLRQHTGNWPGKTVVYAEGFLTHNNNHYKIVDLPGTYSLYSNSADEEVARNFIIFEKPDVTIVVLDATALERNLNLALQVLEMTSNVIVCINLMDEAKKKGIRIDTEKLAAKLGVPVVPISARNKEGIDVLVKTIEAMVCGNIQTKPIAVRYSPEIEQCIEKLIPRVKEVIGDAYPARWVALRLLDGDISLFRSFLQPLPSTKEVRINACHGSAKSI from the coding sequence ATGACAACAAATGAATATACCGTTGCCCTTGCTGGAAATCCAAACACTGGAAAAAGCACATTGTTTAACGTTTTGACCGGATTGCGCCAGCATACTGGAAATTGGCCGGGAAAAACGGTCGTTTATGCGGAAGGGTTTTTAACGCACAATAACAACCACTATAAAATAGTTGATCTGCCTGGAACTTATTCCCTTTATTCGAATTCAGCGGATGAAGAAGTGGCGCGGAATTTTATTATTTTTGAAAAGCCGGATGTGACGATCGTTGTTCTCGACGCCACAGCGTTAGAGCGCAACCTCAACCTCGCCTTGCAAGTATTGGAAATGACAAGCAATGTCATCGTCTGCATAAACTTAATGGATGAAGCGAAAAAGAAGGGGATCCGCATCGATACCGAGAAACTAGCAGCAAAATTAGGAGTGCCGGTCGTACCGATTTCCGCGCGCAACAAAGAGGGAATCGACGTGTTAGTCAAAACAATCGAGGCGATGGTGTGTGGAAACATCCAAACAAAACCTATTGCCGTCCGGTACAGTCCAGAAATTGAACAATGCATTGAAAAGCTGATTCCACGCGTGAAAGAAGTGATTGGCGACGCGTACCCTGCCCGCTGGGTCGCGCTCCGCTTGCTCGATGGGGATATATCTTTGTTTCGCTCGTTCCTGCAACCACTTCCATCCACAAAGGAGGTAAGGATAAATGCATGTCACGGTTCCGCAAAATCAATTTGA
- a CDS encoding nitrous oxide reductase accessory protein NosL has translation MKWKGILMTMFAILVLAVAGCSKKEVKPVAIDEKNDKCAVCNMAVMDNQFATEIILENGKTLVFDDIGCMYKWLGEHKDEKVQARFVRDYNTKDWIEADKATYVYDKSIRTPMAYNVISFKDKKDAEDFVSKNKGTVLTYKELEDHKWERNKEMMMKMKQEHGTNMEMNHSH, from the coding sequence ATGAAATGGAAGGGTATATTAATGACAATGTTTGCAATTTTAGTATTAGCGGTAGCTGGTTGCAGCAAAAAGGAAGTTAAGCCAGTAGCAATTGATGAGAAAAATGATAAATGCGCAGTTTGCAATATGGCAGTGATGGACAACCAGTTTGCTACGGAAATCATTCTTGAGAATGGAAAAACTCTAGTATTCGATGATATCGGCTGTATGTATAAATGGTTGGGCGAGCATAAGGATGAAAAAGTACAAGCAAGGTTTGTTCGTGATTATAATACAAAAGATTGGATTGAAGCGGATAAAGCTACCTATGTATACGATAAGTCTATTCGAACACCGATGGCTTACAACGTCATTTCTTTCAAAGATAAAAAAGATGCCGAAGATTTCGTATCTAAAAATAAAGGCACAGTATTAACCTATAAAGAGCTAGAAGATCATAAATGGGAACGGAACAAAGAAATGATGATGAAGATGAAACAAGAGCATGGCACGAATATGGAGATGAACCATTCGCATTAA
- a CDS encoding IclR family transcriptional regulator, whose translation MSKPNEDYLLSSVKNALRILRSFSLEEPEKKVTELASSLGLSKSTVSRLLQTLASEGFVTKDPTTQKYRLGLTILHLNTIVTSHLEINREAQPILQQLVRDIQETAHIAVLDGMDVVYINRVECQRPVQALSHIGRRNPLHCTSSGKVLLSYQEYAKTESYIEQGLARFTPNTITDPDAFRNALKTIRQQGYAISIEELREGVASIAAPIRDYTGKVVYALSVIGPVHRMNPYNPSIIAKVKRAANEISEKLGYWKT comes from the coding sequence ATGTCAAAACCGAATGAAGATTATCTGCTTTCTTCTGTGAAAAATGCGTTGCGCATTTTACGGAGTTTTTCGCTGGAAGAACCAGAAAAAAAAGTTACTGAATTAGCTTCTTCCCTTGGACTTTCGAAAAGCACAGTAAGCCGTTTGCTCCAAACTCTCGCTAGCGAGGGGTTTGTTACAAAAGATCCGACAACCCAAAAATATCGCTTGGGACTGACAATTTTACACTTAAATACAATTGTAACTTCCCATTTAGAAATTAACCGTGAAGCGCAGCCTATCCTGCAACAACTTGTTCGGGACATTCAAGAAACAGCACATATTGCTGTTTTAGATGGAATGGATGTTGTCTATATTAATCGCGTGGAATGCCAGCGGCCTGTTCAAGCCCTATCCCATATCGGCAGAAGAAATCCTTTGCACTGCACTAGTTCAGGAAAAGTTCTTTTATCCTATCAAGAATATGCAAAAACCGAATCTTACATTGAACAAGGATTGGCAAGATTTACACCAAACACTATCACCGATCCCGATGCATTTCGCAATGCATTAAAAACAATTCGACAGCAAGGTTATGCCATTAGCATTGAGGAGCTCCGCGAAGGAGTAGCATCGATTGCTGCACCGATTCGGGATTACACGGGAAAGGTTGTTTACGCGCTCAGCGTGATTGGCCCTGTGCATCGCATGAACCCATATAACCCGTCCATCATCGCAAAAGTCAAGCGCGCAGCAAACGAAATTTCTGAAAAGCTTGGCTATTGGAAAACATAA
- a CDS encoding acetoacetate--CoA ligase, giving the protein MKTVTEGTTLWTPTEERIQRSSIKRYMNWLKEKKGLAFETHQALWNWSVEHLEEFWESVWEYCEIKSAAPYRCVLEERKMPGAKWFPGATLNYAENVFRNERSDRPALLFRSERVPYREVTWKELKEKTAAVASALKKIGVKPGDRVVAYMPNIPETVIAFLACASIGAIWSSCSPDFGAGSVIDRFQQIEPAVLFAIDGCQYNGKEFDKRPIVDELRKKLPSLKKTILLPYLRKNEQERDDSILLWDEIIQEKAELSYEYVPFDHPLWILYSSGTTGLPKPIVQGHGGILIEHLKTLMIEQNITKESTFFWFTTTGWMMWNFLIGGLLVGAAVVLYDGSPTYPDGNALWELAEKARITHFGTSAAFINICMKHGIKPKESYDFSGLEAVLSTGSPLTAEGFLWVYENVKDDICLVSCSGGTDVCTAFVGGSPMLPVRAGVISCRALGAKVQAFDENGNPLINEVGELVVTEPMPSMPLFFWNDSNHERYMSSYFDTYPGVWKHGDWIKINEEGGCIIYGRSDSTINRAGVRMGTSEIYRVVEAIDEVLDSLIIDLEMMGRTSFMPLFVVLNPGAVLDEALKEKIRQAIRQNVSPRFVPDEIYQVKQIPKTLNGKKMEIPIRKLLLGFPLEKAVNPGSMANPESLEFFMELSAKLENNVKHQ; this is encoded by the coding sequence ATGAAAACGGTTACGGAAGGGACGACATTATGGACGCCGACAGAGGAGCGTATTCAACGGTCAAGTATAAAACGCTATATGAATTGGCTAAAGGAAAAAAAGGGGCTGGCATTTGAAACACATCAAGCATTATGGAATTGGTCTGTGGAACATTTAGAAGAGTTTTGGGAATCGGTGTGGGAATATTGTGAGATAAAATCGGCGGCTCCGTATCGTTGTGTGCTGGAAGAACGGAAAATGCCGGGAGCGAAATGGTTTCCGGGTGCGACATTGAACTATGCCGAGAACGTGTTTCGCAACGAGCGATCCGATCGGCCGGCGCTTCTTTTCCGCTCCGAGCGCGTTCCTTATCGTGAAGTGACTTGGAAAGAGCTGAAAGAAAAAACGGCGGCGGTTGCAAGCGCGCTGAAAAAAATCGGCGTCAAACCGGGAGACCGGGTGGTGGCATATATGCCAAACATTCCGGAAACGGTCATCGCTTTCTTGGCATGCGCCAGCATCGGCGCAATTTGGTCGAGCTGTTCTCCGGATTTTGGCGCGGGCAGCGTCATTGACCGATTCCAGCAAATCGAGCCGGCAGTGCTGTTCGCGATTGATGGATGCCAATATAATGGAAAAGAGTTTGATAAACGCCCAATTGTCGACGAATTGCGAAAAAAATTGCCGTCGCTCAAGAAAACGATTTTGCTTCCATATTTGCGGAAAAACGAGCAGGAGCGAGATGATTCGATTTTATTATGGGATGAGATCATTCAGGAAAAAGCGGAACTTTCTTATGAATACGTTCCGTTTGACCATCCGCTTTGGATTTTGTATTCCTCCGGCACAACGGGGTTGCCGAAACCAATCGTGCAAGGGCATGGCGGCATTTTAATCGAACATTTAAAAACGCTTATGATTGAACAAAATATTACAAAAGAAAGCACATTTTTCTGGTTTACGACAACGGGATGGATGATGTGGAATTTTTTGATCGGCGGATTGCTTGTCGGAGCGGCGGTTGTTCTTTATGACGGCAGTCCGACGTATCCGGACGGAAACGCATTATGGGAACTGGCGGAAAAGGCCCGCATTACCCATTTCGGAACGAGCGCGGCGTTTATTAACATTTGTATGAAGCATGGAATAAAGCCGAAAGAATCATACGATTTTTCCGGTTTGGAAGCGGTTCTTTCGACGGGATCTCCGCTGACGGCGGAAGGATTTTTATGGGTATATGAAAACGTCAAAGACGACATTTGTTTAGTTTCGTGCAGCGGCGGAACGGACGTATGCACTGCTTTCGTTGGTGGCTCACCGATGTTGCCGGTCCGCGCCGGCGTCATTTCCTGCCGGGCGTTAGGAGCAAAGGTGCAGGCATTTGATGAGAATGGAAATCCATTAATCAATGAGGTCGGGGAGCTCGTGGTTACTGAACCGATGCCGTCGATGCCGTTGTTTTTCTGGAACGACAGCAATCATGAGCGCTATATGAGCAGCTATTTCGATACGTACCCGGGGGTTTGGAAGCATGGCGACTGGATTAAAATCAATGAGGAAGGCGGCTGCATTATTTACGGCCGTTCCGATTCGACGATTAATCGCGCCGGTGTCCGGATGGGAACGAGCGAAATTTATCGCGTCGTCGAAGCGATTGACGAAGTGCTCGACAGTTTGATCATCGATTTGGAAATGATGGGGAGAACATCGTTTATGCCGCTCTTTGTCGTGTTGAATCCGGGGGCAGTGCTCGATGAGGCGTTAAAAGAGAAAATCAGGCAAGCCATCCGGCAAAATGTGTCGCCGCGCTTTGTGCCAGATGAAATTTACCAAGTCAAGCAAATTCCAAAAACGCTTAACGGAAAGAAAATGGAAATTCCGATTCGCAAGCTGTTATTGGGATTTCCGCTCGAAAAGGCGGTTAATCCAGGATCGATGGCGAATCCGGAATCGCTGGAGTTTTTTATGGAGCTGTCTGCTAAACTAGAAAACAATGTGAAACACCAATGA